The DNA sequence tgtacaatgtctctcacaagattacttttttcctttattattttaatcaattgcttttccatgtccttattgtgttcctgttgctgttgccttatgaTCTTATCTATAttcaccttttgttgttgttctctctcttctttccaacttttgacttTTGCTGTCACTGACTCTTTCACTTTCcaaccttaatctctctctctctctctctctctctctctctctctctctctcttgtaaagctttctttaactcctcattctcttccttgagtttcttgatttctttatagtacttcttgtttaagttCACCAttattgtcacctcttctctcagttctttgttttctttttctctttccatcttcctcttcttcatctctattatatcactggatatctttttacattgccaccacccacctctctctctcttccttccatgtctttATTATTGCTAAGTTAtgaatttatcatattttcacattttcttcaattttccatatttgtttatttgtataagCTACACTGAGGTCTTCGTCCTTGAAACCCTCAAAAATATTTGCTGTGTCCGCCACCATCTTCCTTCTTGGTATCACTGACAAGACAATGTTTACCCATACACTACtctcccattcacctttttgctcacttcccaatttacacttcacttcccctgcactcacacatcacacaattcccTCTTATAGAGACAGGACTCAAGCTCGGCCCCCTGTACAACCAAAACTTAGGTAGCCCCTTAGAGCTGCTGTGGATGTGTCCAATTAGCTGGGcagcgcagtgtgtgtgtgtgtgtgtgtgtgtgtgtgtgtgtgtgtgtgtgtgtgtgtactaacaaTACAGGGTGTACCATGAATTAAGGTACATACCTTAGGATATGATAGTTCAACTAATCCTAagtcaaaaatactctatacacacacatgctgtttgctttattttgtgagaaattaaccTGTAAGTTGTGTATTGTGGGAGCGGCTTCACTGGGATCAGTCTCCTGATGAAGGATAGGTGGTGGAGGCCCAGAGGAATAGCCAGCAAGATCCCCTCACCTAACACCAACAGATTTCTTTCCTTTGGGGACTCATGAAATCCTTGGTATACAAGAACAAATCACGTTACAGAGAGGAGTTGATTCACAGCATTAAGGAAGCTGCAGAGCAGATAAGGAATGACAGGAGCAAAAAGATGCACTTTGGCTATCACTTGATTGACAAGGCTTGCCATTTAAATGTCAAGATGATAACTGTCAAAGGGGATGACATTTGCAGTGAACTgccatgtgtgttttaaaaagTAGCACTGAATAACCACTGTATTGTTGTGTTACctgcacattttcttcactggcacatacaaaaatttaatctgtTATTTGCTATTTCCTGTAAGGATTTGACTGCATACAATGTACACAAAAATTATCACTTAATGCTACGCAGCACCACGCGAGTACGTAGCGAgccaaggaggggaggaaggaggcggaggcatACCCAGGCAAGCGGCTCCCGCAACTCACAACTTAGctacacattaatttctcacaaaataaaacaaaatacagcatatgtgtatagagtattttcaacttagaattacttgaactatcatacCTAAAGTGTGTACCTAAACTTGCAGGACACCCtgtaaaaactaagaaaaacacaacaatcTAATGCTAAAACACAGGGCATTACAAGCTTAATTCCTATACAGTTATTTCCAGTAGTCAGGATAAAGTCAGGTTACACTGGTTTAGGTAACATAAGGTAAGACTAGATTCACATGCATACACGTGCAGGCACACTATATGTACACACCAGCATATGTGAGGAACTGGTACAGCCTGTCCTGGGAGTCCACGTACCTTCCTATCTTGGTCACTTCAGACGCTCCTCTTCCGGTAATGCAGACAGTGACATTCATGGGGCCGACCAGCTTAGCCTTGGAGCGACAAGTAACCTTCTCCCTTGTCAGTGTGTCACAGAGCTCCAGGTTGTCGTCCACTATATCACAGGGGACGCCTCCAACAAAGGCCCTGTTATGAGAGTTAAGGATGTGAGGTAAGGCTACAGCTTGAGATGTGCATTCCCCAATATCCCAgtgccttttctttattaacaggCTGTACAGTGTTTGGAGCTCCCCTGATTGAAGTGGTAATTTAAAAGGCTTTAGTGGATGtcatcagggttttcaagggcattttcatgattcaagtaatggtttaataaggttagtaatagtttaacagactTTAATGGATGTtaccagggttttcaagggtgtttttatgatcaagtaatggtttaataatgctagtgacagtttaacaagtttCAGTGGATGTTGTCAGGGTTTGCAAGGATGTTTCTGTGATTCAAGTAATGGTTTAAAAGGGTTAATGATACTTTAACAGGTTTTAGCAGATGTTGTTATggtttgcaagggtgttttcatgattccagtaacagattaaggaaggacagtgattaaaactaaactaaaaactccacaacacaacacatacttgGTAAAAACATTCCCACTCTTAGCTTCACTGGAGACAAGATCAGTGTGATCAAGCTTGCAGTGTTTGCTGTTGTGGAAACTGCCATGAAGATCCAAAAGAGAGCCTGGCAATGACCAAAGAAGAGCTACTGTCTCAATAGTAGGTGACCTTGCCCAGCCATACTAAGGAGAGAGTGACACAGGAGGATgagatgaggagatgagatgaggcatgagagaaacatgtagaactgggagagaaagggaggaggagatgtgtatGAGTGCAATACATGCTGTGGGTGTAAGGGGATGACCTctaatgaatggaagaagggaatagagtgctagagagagagagagagagagagagagagagagagagagagagagagagagagagagagagagagagagagagagagagagagagagagagagagagagagagagagagagagagagagagagaatgagagcatgcaagaacagaaataaatggagagaagaatagtgaaagagatgagagaatgagTTAGTTCATGCAAATATGAGAAAACATgcatagacaaaaataaatgaaggtcagaatgatgagagagagaaggatgagaggaggaagagaagaggtaagTGGGGAGACgaatgctgagagagaaagagatgagagaaggagagagttggTGTACAAATCTGGCTGTTGTAGCTGCCCAAgctgaataaaaagatacaagttaatggtattttcaaaggacacatacCACTTAAAGTTCAAAGAAGGGATGGATGCAGATTAATTcatgttttactatttttattttagcttagtgaaatgaaattactatggcttatttgaatgaaggaaaaatgtctcTGGAAGGGCTTGTGTCAGTGAGGAaatggttcacacacacacacacacacacacacacacacacacggacttaATCACTTTATATAGCTAAAATATACATGTGACACAAATGTACaggtaatgattctctctctctctctctctctctctctctctctctctctctctctctctctctctctctctctctctctctctctctctctctctctctctctctctctctctctcccaacctacCAATACAGAGTGTGAGGAGTCTGGCACACAcaccccatccacacacacaacaatgctGTACACTTGGGGAGCCTTGGAGTCTGCACTGCACTGCCTGAggtaaaagagaacaagaatgacagaaaaaatactGGTTCATATTTACTGCAGTTCATTGCCATACACAGAAGTACAGTACAGATCAGCCTGGTTAGTGAGTGAATGTAGGTGGGTGCTGTTCATGGATATAATACTTGATATCTTGTTGTGGAGTCTCCTTATGCATTGTTGCCTGTTTATCAGCTTCTGTGCgtatctttatttataatctctctctctctctctctctctctctctctctctctctctctctctctctctctctgtctgtctgtcttaaaaaCTCCAGTCAACTCCCAGTGCCTTCCCAAACTTCCCACTGCCTCCCCAAACTCCCCACTGAATTCCCAAACTCTCCACTGGCTTGTCAAATCCACCATTGCCTTCCCAAACTCCCTACTGCTTTCCAAGGAGGACGCAGTAGACACcttccgaaacgataattactcccagtgaggtgtgcagcactgttcagggggtgctgtgaacttatcattaaacccagctgtgaccttactgaatgtttccctttgtgtctaacaacacaagggggcagtcacaactctcttcctccacacaaaactacaagcacctaataacacacacacccttcactcaaaaatttcaaaatcataatggcgactcctacaccagcctcggagtccccatctggggatggcaccataaatgtccccaggtcgggctgcctttctgttgatgaccctaagtgtcttgacacccccccccccctcaactttttcttcattaacttctgcaacattcgcggtctaagatctaattttcaatctgtagaacaccacctctcctcttctaaacctcatcttcttttcctcactgaaactcaagtgtctgaggcaactgacagtagccccttttctgttccctcctactttctctatcctcattttcgatccaaagctggatgctgcatttatgtgcgcaatgacttaacctgctctcgtgcccacgctcttgaatcttcagagttttccaccatctggctacgactacagagtcactctcgtactagatttatctgtgctgtatacctctcacctaactcctctgactataagaaattctttgactacttaacttccaaagtggagcacattctgaccatcttccctattgcagagatctccattcttggagacttcagtgttcaccaccagctttggctttcctcttccttcactgaccatcctggtgaactagcctacaactttgctatcctccataacctagagcaattggtgcaacaacctactcgtattcctgaccatcttggagatacgcccaacattcttgaccttttcctgacctctaatccttctgcttatgctgtcaccctttcttctccgttgggttcctccgatcacaatctcatatctttatcttgtcctatcactccaatccctccttaggatccccctaagcgaaggtgcctctggcattttgccactgctagttggggggacctgaggaagtattttgctgattttccttggaatgactactgcttccatgtcagagacctgtctttgtgtgctgagtgcctAACAGacgtgatagtgtctggcatggaggcgtacattcctcactctttttctcgtcctaaaccttctaaaccttggtttaacacagtttgttctcgtgctatacatgatagagaggtagcccacaaaaggtagttaagccttccatcaccagaatctcatgcactttatatttctgcccggaaccatgccaagtctgttctccaactagccaaaaactccttcaataacagaaaatgtcaaaacctttcaagatctaactcccctcgtgatttctggcatctagccataaatatctccaataactttgcttcttcttctttccctcctctatttcaaccagatggcaccactgctatcacatctatttctaaagctgaactcttcactcatacctttgctaaaaactctaccttggacgattctgggcttgttcctccctctcctccaccctctgactacttcatgccacatattaaaattcttcacaatgatgttttccatgccctcgctggcctaaaccctcggaagacttatggacctgatagggtccctcctattgttctccgaaattgtgcctccgtgcttgcaccttgcctagtcaaactctttcagctgtctgtcaacatctacctttccttcttgctggaagtttgccaacattcaacctgttcctaaaaagggtgaccgttctaatccctcaaactaccgtcctattgctttaatttcctgcttatctaaagtttttgaatctatcctcaacagaaagattcttaaacatctatcacttcacaaccttctatctgatcgccagtatgggttccgtcaaggccgctctactggtgatcctctggctttccttactgagtcttggtcatcctcttttagagattttggtgaaacttttgctgttgccttggacatatcaaaagcttttgatagagtctggcacaaagctttgatttccaaactaccctcctacggtttctatccttctctttgtaacttcatctcaagtttcctttctgaccgttctattgctgctgtggtagacggtcactgttcttctcctaaatctattaacagtggtgttcctcagggttctgtcctgtcatccactctcttcttattattcattaatgatcttctaaaccaaacttcttgtcctatccactcctacgctgatgataccaccctgcacttttccacgtcttttcatagacaagaagaaaaataataaatactgatttagtggtgatggtggtggtggtggtagtaacagtgataatagcaggggtagtagtagtagtagtagtagtagtagtagtagtagtagtagttgctgtgttactacctactactagaagcagcagcagtagtagtagtagtagtagtagtagtagtagtagtagtagtagtagtagtagtagtagtagtagtagtaggcttggtaggggtaagacgtgtgggtgtgtggctccgtgattaaggtgtatttttaaggttaaaattttgtgaaattttgtgacaaaagacacagagatgagtgaagtggaaagggtgggcccagtgtaatatcagtgtcaatactcgtataaatcacgtgaaaaatattgatttatcatattctgaaatcaTTGGTTGTTGTGAGCGTCACGGAGCGACCGTTGAAAGGGTCGAACAAGGTCGGAAGGGTTATCAGGTGATAAATCGCGTAGGGCAAACTCCGAGCAGCCCGCGCGGCTGCCCATCCACTCTCCGTCGGGGATACAGGTGCCacctactccatatatttctatataaatcttactatatattatagactgatatctctgttataatactaggtataaatctttctgtttaattttattggagccatgcacaccacgtgagtacccaaaattacagatcttcattaaattttcagtattaatatactatcactctaactgttgtaacggtactcctaagacggctgttgccactactactgccgctaaacattgtagggaatactgagtaaagtgcctgtaatacatatctaagtcccatatttaccataaatgtttctctctctctctctctctctctctctctctctctctctctctctctctctctctctctctctctctctctctctctctctctctctctctctctctctctctccttccctcatctctctatctcttccttccttcccttctctctccctatctctctcgcccccctccctcacacttctctctctctctctctctctctctctctctctctctctctttctctctctctctctctctctctctctctctctctctctctctctctctctctctctctctgttgtcactttgtcactttcccttcccctatttcccctccctcctacccctccctctcccccggcttcccttctctctccctcctccctcctacctcttcccctacccttcctccttccctccttcacttctctctctctctctctctctctctctctctctctctctctctctctctctctctctctctctctctctctctctctctctctctctttctctctctctctctctctctctttctctctctctctctctctctctctctctctctctctctctctctctctctgttgtcactttcccttccactattccccttccctcctacccctccctttaccctccctctccccctacttcccttctctctccctcctccctcctgcctcttcccctcccctccctccttcacttctctctctctctctctctctctctctctctctctctctctctctctctctctctctctctctctctctctctctctctctctctctctctctctctctctctccctctctctctaataatgtcatgttattaatacaatgtctaacccacctgcacaaagaagatgttgtcagtgtacaaaagaggaacacagatgtgttaattgtcaatgtgtgagacaaaacaaaaagtgtataaattgtagaaagggagatggatgccaaAACCCCTTGGGACGTGACCACCaaggcagtgagagggaggaggagccaggggacagccaggaatcccagcaggatgaggaacaagagcgaacgatggagacagagatgggaggggaggctgccctgccatcaacaccgtcacaacaagccccatcgctaccgcaacacaatgtgtacgccgcgagacatacaaacgggaggagaaacttagactggaaaggactaacagaagaagaaacaaccatgtgggtgaacaacacttacacagaattagttgggtggtcgacatgtcatctgttcgatccaccaaagtgtgcagccaccaacaaaattgtacaagagatggtcatcctcctcaacaattacttacaagagtcacccctcgcaccgtatgcgatgaaattattcttcacactgccaaaactcttctttcaaaagacacatagaaatgcgaaggtggcggaaaacatgaaagccgtcgcaagaagagtgggtctatggcagaacaaccaactggatgagctcctggaggaagcccgagccatccagaagaggctgccaaggccatcaggaaaccaacaagggcaggaagacaaagcccgtaatttcgctggcaatatgcggcaaggacaggtgtccagggctctgcgggcacttaatgaacagcagtcaggtggagtgttgcccctcaccagggaaaccatccacctgctgaaggaaaaacatcctccccccagtgacgaggagggcctcaggatgcaggggcctttccgcaagcccaatgatgtcatctacgaggtgataactggagagatgatctggaagaagtctctccagacacatggcagtgctggtccctcaggactagacgctagagggtggcgtcgcctgttgagcggcgcactctgtggcagcgccgctaacgatttatgcggcgccctggcagcactggcgaggaagcttgccaccacaaattgtcaccacatcgaggctctcacagcatgccgattaattccgctggacaaaaagccgggatgcagaccaattggcatcggcgaggtgataagacgcatcgtgggtaaatgcgtcatgacggtggtcaaggacgacgtaaggagggcagcggggaacctgcaagtatgtgcaggacagcaggcaggaggggaagccgccatccacgctatgagggaaatgttcagtgaagacaattgtgaagcggtgttattagtggacgccaaaaacgctttcaacactattaacagaaaaacaatgcttcacaacattcgagtaaaatgtccctctctggcacaatatgtagaaaacacatatagtgacccctcggatttgtacatatgtagtaatagtggtaatagtgttaaggtgttaaagtccatggaagggacaacacaaggtgacccagtggccatggcgatgtacgccctcggactttcagtgctgcaacaagttatctcatatgagaaaacgagtgtgaagcaagtggcgtacgcggatgacctgtcaggggccggcaaaataacagacttgaaaaaatggtggggcttagtgaacgacaatggtcccatcatagggtacacacccaatgccgctaagtccgtccttattgtaaagcctgaacactatgacagtgcagtggatagcttcagtggcagtggagttataataacaaaggatggacaacggcatctgggtgctgtcatcggaacagaggagttcaagaaggagtacataggagaaaaggtgaaggagtggatacatgaggtggaagtcctatctgacatggccaggactgagcctcatgcagcctactctgcctacacccacggcttgcagcatcgatggagattcgccatgcgcaccatcccaggcatcagccctctccttgcaccactggaggtctcgataaggaacaccttcctcccagcgttactgagataccacaccatcggagatggggaaagggcgctgctcgaacttcaaccaagactgggcgggatgggaatcacctcccctgagaagttggcgactgtagagaacctcaactccctcaagctcaccaggtccctcacagagaagatcattgctcaggacgcacatggtgaaatagcccaaagtgcagtcactgagcaaggacgaattatatctagagataggcaacaacatcaacgaaactgtctcgaagacctgataaacatcctgcctgcaaccacagtgagaaaaatcctcactgcacaggaaacgggagcctctaactggctaacgtcactgcccatcagagcgaagggcttcagcctcaacaaacaagaatttgtcgacgccattgctctgaggtacggctggccgatggaaggactccccagtacttgtgtgtgtggctcccccaatgacgtcaaccacaccatgacgtgcaaaaaggggggattcgtatgtatcaggcacgatgaggtgagagatctgaccgccagcatgctcagggaggtgtgccacgatgtctccactgaaccgaccctcctgccgctagacggcgagcacctgcgctacagaacagccaacaccaccaacgaggctcgagtcgatgtcagtgcacgagggttctggacaaggggacagaaagcattcatggacatacggatctttgacccgatggccgcctgtcaccacgaactctccctggaggccgcccaccgcaagaatgagcaggagaagatccgagcgtatggggagagaatccaacacgttgaccagggcagcttcacacctctggtcttcaccacatctggcgggatgggctccaaggctcagtgcttctactcaagactagccgacctaatggcagaaaagaagcaccagccaaggagccatgtcgtcgcatggatgaggtgccgcctctcattctccctcctcagatctgccctcctgtgtctcagggggacaaggcattccactcccatacctgcagacttaggaggcctcgactgcgaggctacagtggtggagagtggcataagagtagatagagtagaggtagaatgattttatagttaacaactaatgtttatattatagagtattagatatggttggatgccacagtcattagcgggagctggggctaatgacctccaagtaatggagcccctaactgacacatcaataaacatggggtggaggtattagtagtagtagtaaaaaaaaaaaaaaaaaaaaagtagtagtagtagtagtagtagtagtagtagtagtagtagtagtagtggtgatggtggtggtggtggtggtggtggtggtggtgttggtagtggtgatggcggcagtaatagtagtagtagtagtagtagtagtagtagtagtagtagtagtagtagtagtagtagtagtagtagtagtagtagtagtagcagtagtagtagtagtagtagtagtagtagtagcagtagtggtggtggtggtggtggtaatagtagtagtagtagtagtagtagtagtagtagtagtagtagtagtagtagtagtagtagtagtagtagcagtagtactagtggtggtggtggtagtagtagtagtagtagtagtagtagtagtagtagtagtagtatgactcATGACATTTCCTTTACCATACCTAGGGCCAGTAGAGACAGGAAATGTGCATTTACCTAGctatgttttacaggaaaagagatatgctcatgctgtcctgtctccatatctataagcatccagcttaattttaaattcatgaatatttgttgcttgtaccactgtttcatctaagttgtttcatatttctatgcttctgtttgggaaaccatatttcttgatatctcttctacttgttttcctcaatttcagtCCATGTCCTCATGTATCTCTtaagtcccacacaaataagtcttctttgtcaacttgatccttacctattaaagctctgtatatagcaatcaggttccctctttctcttctctcttgtaatgatggaagcttcaatctccttaatctttcttcataggttaaatctctcaaacttggtaccaatttggttgcagctctttggatcctttcaattttccttatttcctttttattatggggtgaccaaacaattgtggcatattccaggtttggttgaatcacatattccatcaactttctcattatctcttcatccatgtatgcaaatgcccctttcatcttttttaataactcataggtttcccaaactattttgtttacatgtttttcaggtgataaattatcacttattgtaattctcaaatctttttcttgtttggttttcttaatttccacttctcccatggtgtacgaacttgtcaatcttcttttgctttttttcctaattccatcaccttgcatttctttgcattgaattccatttcccatttcttactccatttatatatcttatttagatctttctgtaatatttcacaatccatattgttttccactcttttcaataattttgtatcgtctgcaaacagacttatataactgtcaacctcattcACTATATTGAACATACACCAGAAATATTACAGGGGCTAAgaccctgtggtactccacttgtaactctac is a window from the Scylla paramamosain isolate STU-SP2022 unplaced genomic scaffold, ASM3559412v1 Contig55, whole genome shotgun sequence genome containing:
- the LOC135098322 gene encoding fibrocystin-L-like isoform X1, whose protein sequence is MGRHDLAHQRVRQCSADSKAPQVYSIVVCVDGVCVPDSSHSVLYGWARSPTIETVALLWSLPGSLLDLHGSFHNSKHCKLDHTDLVSSEAKSGNVFTKAFVGGVPCDIVDDNLELCDTLTREKVTCRSKAKLVGPMNVTVCITGRGASEVTKIGRYVDSQDRLYQFLTYAGVYI
- the LOC135098322 gene encoding fibrocystin-L-like isoform X2; its protein translation is MPRQCSADSKAPQVYSIVVCVDGVCVPDSSHSVLYGWARSPTIETVALLWSLPGSLLDLHGSFHNSKHCKLDHTDLVSSEAKSGNVFTKAFVGGVPCDIVDDNLELCDTLTREKVTCRSKAKLVGPMNVTVCITGRGASEVTKIGRYVDSQDRLYQFLTYAGVYI